In a single window of the Petrotoga olearia DSM 13574 genome:
- the purH gene encoding bifunctional phosphoribosylaminoimidazolecarboxamide formyltransferase/IMP cyclohydrolase produces the protein MIKRALISTYKKEKVVDFARTLQEVGIEVISTGGTAKKLQENGIEVTPVEEITNFPEILNGRVKTLNPFIHGGILARRENKQDMETLQNLNIEPIDLVYVNLYPFVEVANKPDVGLNELIEFIDIGGPTMIRSAAKNYKNVLVVVDESDLENISAKLKNREEFDEKYRMYLASKAFNLTAFYDSCISNYLNAQLKDKDDFQEFLTVPFEKSYQMRYGENPHQSAIFYKNTLSSGAMTSFDQLNGKELSFNNLRDADSAWKAVNEFEDIACCCLKHSSPCGIALGDSVLEAYKKAYSCDPVSIFGGIVAFNRKVDVETALELKKIFLEVIMAPEYDEEALDMLKKKKNLRILKMNSKPIDTYECVSVDGGILVQEVDRGVINEFKIVTDTKVPEEIKEELLFAWNAVKHVKSNAIVVSKNRATTGIGPGQPNRIWAAIQALERSKGKGGDVLASDAFFPFSDVVEKAAEYGIKAIIQPGGSIRDDESIQACNKYGIAMVFTGMRHFKHI, from the coding sequence GTGATAAAAAGAGCATTGATAAGCACCTACAAAAAAGAAAAAGTAGTTGATTTTGCGCGAACTCTTCAAGAAGTTGGAATAGAAGTTATTTCAACGGGAGGAACTGCAAAGAAACTTCAGGAAAATGGAATTGAAGTTACCCCCGTTGAAGAAATCACAAATTTTCCTGAGATATTAAATGGAAGAGTTAAAACTTTGAATCCTTTTATACATGGAGGTATTTTGGCCAGAAGAGAGAATAAACAAGATATGGAAACTCTCCAAAATTTAAATATAGAACCGATAGATCTTGTTTATGTTAACCTTTACCCGTTTGTAGAAGTAGCTAACAAACCTGATGTTGGTTTAAATGAGCTGATTGAATTTATAGATATAGGTGGACCAACAATGATAAGATCTGCGGCTAAAAATTACAAAAATGTCCTAGTTGTAGTAGATGAATCTGATTTAGAAAATATATCAGCTAAATTAAAAAATAGAGAAGAGTTTGATGAAAAATATAGAATGTACTTAGCTTCAAAAGCCTTTAATTTAACCGCCTTTTATGATAGCTGTATAAGTAATTATTTAAATGCTCAATTGAAAGATAAGGATGATTTTCAAGAATTTTTAACGGTTCCATTTGAAAAAAGCTATCAAATGAGATATGGTGAAAATCCTCATCAAAGTGCCATTTTTTACAAAAATACTTTGAGTAGCGGGGCTATGACTTCATTTGATCAATTAAATGGGAAAGAGTTATCCTTTAACAATTTAAGAGACGCAGATTCTGCATGGAAAGCTGTAAATGAATTTGAAGATATAGCATGTTGCTGTTTAAAGCACAGTTCTCCTTGCGGTATTGCCTTAGGAGATAGTGTTTTAGAAGCATACAAGAAGGCTTATTCATGTGATCCGGTTTCTATATTCGGCGGAATAGTTGCTTTCAACAGGAAAGTTGATGTTGAAACCGCACTTGAACTAAAAAAAATATTTCTTGAGGTAATAATGGCTCCAGAGTACGATGAAGAGGCTTTAGATATGTTAAAAAAGAAAAAGAATTTAAGAATTTTGAAGATGAATTCTAAGCCTATTGATACGTATGAATGTGTATCTGTTGATGGCGGAATTCTTGTTCAGGAAGTTGATAGAGGGGTTATAAATGAATTTAAGATTGTAACAGATACTAAAGTCCCAGAAGAAATCAAAGAAGAACTTTTGTTCGCATGGAATGCGGTAAAACACGTTAAGTCAAATGCAATAGTTGTATCAAAGAATAGGGCAACCACAGGCATAGGGCCTGGCCAACCCAATAGAATCTGGGCTGCTATTCAAGCTCTCGAAAGAAGTAAAGGAAAGGGTGGGGACGTTTTAGCTTCAGATGCATTTTTCCCTTTTAGTGATGTAGTAGAAAAGGCTGCAGAATATGGAATAAAAGCAATAATCCAACCTGGAGGGTCAATCAGGGATGATGAGTCTATTCAGGCATGTAACAAATATGGAATAGCTATGGTATTTACTGGAATGAGACATTTTAAACATATATAA
- a CDS encoding L-threonylcarbamoyladenylate synthase — METKVIEVDPLNIEEEKIKEAAQAIKEDKTVVFPTETVYGLGANGLSENAVKKIFEAKGRPYDNPLILHVSNVKSFLEYTYISYTLLEKIERLLPGPITFVLKKRGIVPDIVTAGKDTIAIRMPAHPVALKLIEYADVPIAAPSANVSGKPSPTMSEHVLKDMFGKVDYIIIGGKVEFGVESTIIDLTQGKIPIILRPGPIPPEKLKEIFGDITIPEFAYGKTEPDYIKSPGMKYRHYAPNTPVILVEHDDANTMVKKVLEEVKNYKNPIVLCLKEHVDYYKKHNINFDTIGSETNYYEFAVKLFEMLRQYDEKVDAMIIEGIEDKGIGIAVMNRLRKASYKIK; from the coding sequence ATGGAAACCAAAGTTATTGAAGTGGATCCATTAAATATCGAAGAAGAGAAAATTAAAGAAGCTGCTCAAGCGATAAAAGAGGATAAAACAGTTGTCTTTCCTACCGAAACGGTTTATGGTTTGGGAGCAAATGGTCTGTCAGAAAATGCTGTAAAAAAGATTTTTGAGGCAAAAGGAAGACCTTACGACAATCCTTTAATCCTTCATGTATCGAATGTTAAATCTTTTTTAGAGTACACTTATATTTCTTATACTCTTTTAGAAAAAATAGAAAGATTATTGCCAGGTCCAATTACTTTTGTGTTAAAGAAAAGGGGGATCGTTCCAGATATTGTGACAGCAGGAAAAGATACTATTGCCATAAGAATGCCAGCCCATCCTGTAGCCTTAAAATTGATAGAATACGCTGACGTCCCAATAGCTGCACCAAGCGCTAATGTTTCAGGTAAACCTAGTCCAACAATGTCGGAACATGTTTTAAAAGATATGTTTGGGAAAGTTGATTACATAATAATTGGAGGTAAGGTAGAGTTTGGAGTTGAATCGACAATAATTGATTTAACTCAGGGAAAGATACCAATAATATTACGTCCAGGTCCCATTCCACCCGAAAAATTAAAAGAAATTTTTGGAGATATTACTATTCCAGAATTTGCATATGGAAAAACAGAACCAGATTATATAAAATCTCCAGGTATGAAGTACCGACATTATGCTCCTAACACCCCTGTTATTTTGGTTGAACATGATGATGCAAATACTATGGTGAAGAAAGTTTTAGAAGAAGTAAAAAACTATAAAAATCCAATAGTTCTATGCTTAAAAGAACATGTTGACTATTATAAAAAACATAATATTAATTTTGACACTATAGGTAGTGAAACAAATTATTATGAATTTGCTGTGAAACTTTTTGAAATGTTGAGACAATACGATGAAAAAGTTGATGCTATGATTATCGAAGGTATAGAAGACAAAGGCATAGGTATAGCAGTTATGAACCGTCTAAGAAAGGCATCTTACAAGATAAAATAA
- the purD gene encoding phosphoribosylamine--glycine ligase: MKVLVVGKGGREHAIAWKLSQSKDIEKVFVAPGNDGISIENKCECVKIESIEEIINFVKNNNIDITIVGSEEYLARGIVDKFEESNLKIIGPNQKAALLESSKIFAKSFMKRHNVQTASFNTFVELKDALEYSKKASYPFVIKADGLASGKGVFICNSYEDSFLAINELMKEEKFGESGKKIVIEKFLKGFEASVFLLMDGENYTFFIVSKDHKKLLENDQGPNTGGMGAITPHPDIDEKVMELIFQKIVNPTVKGLKEERLLYKGFLYIGLIIEEETPRTGSRKNTPNGVKDEPYVLEYNVRLGDPEAQSILYLLKSDFIDIINAIEKERVNTTKIEFYDGFSLCLVLSSFGYPFSYSKGERITIKPGITSKIFYSGVKKDGENLLTDGGRVLSIVNKADTLEEVRKIVYDEVEKVHFKSKYYRKDL; this comes from the coding sequence ATGAAAGTATTGGTAGTAGGCAAAGGTGGCAGGGAACATGCAATAGCTTGGAAGTTGTCACAAAGTAAAGATATAGAAAAGGTGTTTGTAGCCCCTGGAAACGATGGTATATCTATAGAAAATAAATGTGAATGTGTAAAAATAGAATCCATAGAAGAAATTATAAATTTTGTTAAGAATAATAATATAGATATAACCATAGTTGGCTCAGAAGAGTATTTAGCAAGGGGAATAGTTGATAAGTTTGAGGAATCAAATTTAAAAATAATCGGTCCCAACCAAAAAGCTGCTCTATTAGAAAGTAGTAAGATATTCGCAAAGAGTTTTATGAAAAGACATAACGTTCAAACAGCATCTTTTAACACATTTGTTGAGTTGAAAGATGCTCTTGAATATTCTAAGAAGGCTTCGTATCCATTTGTGATAAAAGCCGATGGTTTAGCTTCAGGGAAAGGTGTTTTTATATGTAATTCTTACGAAGATTCTTTCCTAGCAATAAATGAACTTATGAAAGAAGAAAAATTTGGTGAATCTGGTAAAAAAATTGTTATTGAGAAATTCTTAAAAGGTTTTGAAGCCTCTGTTTTCTTGTTGATGGATGGTGAAAATTATACATTTTTTATTGTTTCGAAGGATCATAAAAAACTGTTGGAAAATGATCAAGGCCCGAATACCGGAGGTATGGGAGCGATAACACCTCATCCTGACATTGATGAAAAAGTGATGGAGTTAATCTTTCAAAAAATCGTTAATCCAACTGTCAAAGGTTTAAAAGAAGAGAGGTTATTATATAAGGGATTTTTGTATATAGGATTAATAATAGAAGAAGAAACACCCCGAACGGGGTCAAGGAAAAACACCCCGAACGGGGTCAAGGATGAACCCTATGTTTTGGAATACAACGTGCGGTTAGGAGACCCTGAAGCCCAATCTATTCTTTATTTATTAAAATCTGATTTTATTGATATAATAAACGCCATTGAAAAAGAAAGAGTCAACACTACCAAAATAGAGTTTTATGATGGTTTTTCTTTGTGTCTTGTGCTTAGTAGCTTCGGTTACCCTTTTTCCTATTCAAAAGGTGAAAGAATCACAATTAAACCTGGAATAACATCGAAGATCTTTTATTCCGGCGTTAAAAAAGATGGTGAGAATTTACTTACCGATGGTGGTAGGGTACTATCGATAGTAAATAAGGCAGATACCTTAGAAGAGGTACGAAAAATTGTTTATGATGAAGTTGAAAAAGTACATTTTAAATCAAAGTACTATAGAAAAGATCTCTAG
- a CDS encoding sensor domain-containing diguanylate cyclase, with protein MNVKIKTFTLLCITIFSFYLLFLLPDASFKNIALIDTLMVIALTAISDNIRVYWNDRNRLVSNTVGFVYAFLLGPKYILISSLVILFSKTKHPEISRKIYRALVFSTSYSLSALISYRFNPFLSIFLFLTISKIINSLIVEGKENFNFSVFMYEYLYFLSLLPFSYLYLQFEFSPFKYMIISVNLLILLLFYLIAKTRNDKKNLALRTQRIRKLNDVIVNLSNVIRQLSLKVSSEKILDQIAEIMQKNMGYSYVLISLFNYKSNKVERIAQRGLKKEMYEKIKTQEVPISEILKFMDEKYNYKDTYFIPHANKISETYTFQPRDEVSIDYLEDNQNLWDPNDLLLLALRDERNNIIGYISLDSPENNLRPSKEELNILSGFAQLVSLALEHSQKFMEIKDQADRDSLTGLFNHSKLFYDLDNFEKNKENICAVFIDLDDFKDINDKYGHKFGDEILIKFSQLILNTVRNKDRVYRYGGDEFIILLTGISTEIGIKIVERIYDATQNFEPKISFSAGLSTCEEVVNSYKEIIEIADRKMYLSKKQGKGNLMV; from the coding sequence ATGAATGTAAAAATCAAAACTTTTACTTTACTGTGTATAACTATTTTTTCTTTTTATCTTTTATTTTTACTACCAGATGCAAGCTTTAAAAATATTGCTCTAATAGATACTTTAATGGTTATAGCGTTAACCGCTATTTCTGATAATATAAGGGTTTATTGGAATGACCGTAATAGGTTGGTTTCTAACACCGTGGGTTTTGTATATGCTTTTTTGTTGGGGCCTAAATACATTTTAATTTCATCTTTAGTCATTCTTTTCAGTAAGACCAAACATCCAGAAATAAGTAGGAAGATATATAGAGCTCTTGTGTTCTCAACAAGCTATTCGCTATCGGCCCTGATTTCTTATAGATTTAATCCCTTTCTTTCTATATTTTTATTTTTGACTATTTCTAAAATTATTAACAGCTTGATAGTTGAAGGAAAGGAAAATTTTAATTTTTCGGTGTTTATGTATGAATACCTTTATTTTTTGAGTCTTTTACCTTTTTCTTATTTGTATTTACAGTTTGAGTTTTCTCCTTTTAAGTACATGATAATTTCTGTGAATTTGTTGATATTACTCCTCTTTTATCTGATAGCCAAAACAAGGAACGATAAAAAAAATCTGGCTTTGAGAACCCAAAGAATAAGAAAATTAAATGATGTGATTGTTAATTTAAGCAATGTCATTAGGCAACTTTCCTTGAAAGTATCCTCAGAGAAAATTCTCGATCAAATAGCTGAAATAATGCAGAAAAATATGGGCTACTCATATGTTCTTATTAGTTTGTTTAACTATAAGAGTAACAAAGTTGAAAGAATAGCACAGCGGGGACTAAAAAAAGAAATGTATGAAAAAATTAAAACTCAAGAGGTTCCTATATCTGAAATTCTTAAATTCATGGACGAAAAGTATAATTATAAAGATACCTACTTTATTCCTCACGCTAATAAAATAAGCGAAACTTATACCTTTCAACCTAGAGATGAAGTGAGTATAGATTACTTAGAAGATAATCAAAATTTGTGGGATCCTAATGATTTATTATTGTTGGCTTTGAGAGATGAAAGAAACAACATTATAGGGTATATATCTCTTGATTCACCTGAGAATAATTTAAGACCTTCTAAAGAAGAGTTGAACATTTTATCTGGTTTCGCTCAGTTAGTTTCACTGGCGTTGGAGCATTCACAAAAATTTATGGAGATTAAAGATCAAGCTGATAGAGATAGTTTAACGGGACTTTTTAATCATTCCAAATTATTTTATGATTTGGACAATTTCGAAAAGAATAAAGAAAATATTTGTGCAGTATTTATAGATCTGGATGATTTCAAGGATATAAACGACAAATATGGTCATAAGTTTGGTGACGAAATACTTATAAAGTTTTCTCAATTAATATTGAATACTGTCAGAAATAAAGACAGGGTTTATAGATATGGTGGAGACGAGTTTATAATTTTATTGACTGGTATTTCAACAGAGATTGGTATAAAGATTGTAGAAAGGATTTATGATGCAACACAAAATTTCGAACCAAAGATAAGTTTTAGTGCGGGATTAAGTACTTGTGAGGAAGTAGTTAATAGTTATAAAGAGATCATCGAAATTGCAGACAGAAAAATGTATTTATCAAAAAAACAAGGTAAAGGTAATTTGATGGTGTAG
- the purM gene encoding phosphoribosylformylglycinamidine cyclo-ligase — translation MFYKNSGVDIDTANESINEIRSFIGSNIGAYAGIFSLKDKLINYKNPFLVATSDGIGTKLQLLRKYGRWDVAAQDLVAMNLNDLVCMGAKPLFFLDYFSTSHLNKNNFVTFIRHLKNILDKYGCVLLGGETAELPGVFKNESEDIAGFAVGIVEKDKIFDYSKIKPGDKLIGLSSSGIHSNGYSLVRILLDERKIPFTEELLNPTRIYVKQTLTLLNYIKGAAHITGGGIIDNLPRIIPDGCCAEIKVNWEIPPIFEGIKQTGISDKEMFKTFNMGIGMIYVVPENKLSDVTKIFESALMEDFFIIGEVKSTSDSNQKVKISF, via the coding sequence ATGTTTTATAAAAATTCCGGAGTAGACATAGACACAGCTAACGAATCAATTAATGAAATCCGATCTTTTATAGGTTCCAATATAGGTGCTTACGCTGGAATATTTTCTTTGAAAGATAAACTAATAAATTATAAAAATCCTTTTTTAGTAGCTACTTCCGATGGAATAGGTACAAAACTTCAATTGTTAAGAAAGTATGGAAGATGGGATGTAGCTGCACAAGATTTAGTAGCTATGAATTTAAACGATTTGGTTTGTATGGGTGCAAAACCTTTATTTTTTTTAGATTATTTCTCTACATCACACTTAAACAAGAATAATTTTGTCACTTTTATTCGACATTTAAAAAATATTTTAGATAAATATGGTTGTGTTCTTCTAGGCGGAGAAACAGCTGAATTACCAGGTGTTTTTAAAAACGAGAGTGAAGATATCGCTGGTTTCGCCGTTGGAATAGTTGAAAAAGATAAGATATTTGACTATTCAAAGATAAAACCGGGTGATAAGCTTATTGGTCTTTCTTCTTCTGGGATACATTCAAATGGATATTCTTTGGTTAGAATACTACTCGATGAAAGAAAAATTCCCTTCACGGAAGAACTTTTAAACCCCACAAGAATCTATGTTAAACAAACTTTAACTTTGCTCAATTATATAAAAGGTGCCGCCCATATAACTGGTGGGGGAATAATCGATAACTTGCCCAGAATAATACCCGATGGCTGTTGTGCGGAGATAAAGGTTAATTGGGAAATTCCTCCAATTTTTGAAGGTATCAAACAAACAGGTATTTCCGATAAAGAAATGTTCAAAACCTTCAACATGGGTATTGGTATGATATATGTTGTTCCTGAAAATAAACTTTCCGACGTTACAAAAATATTCGAATCTGCTTTAATGGAAGACTTTTTTATTATTGGAGAAGTGAAGTCAACAAGCGATTCAAACCAAAAAGTTAAAATCAGTTTTTGA
- the purF gene encoding amidophosphoribosyltransferase, producing the protein MLMENCGLFAAYSKAEKYNVSGRIVEGLLALQHRGQESAGISVSDGTKITTYKGKGVVNRVFGSGVSKKINGYFGIGHVRYSTNGVSNFANAQPISIKYKNEFFSIAHNGQIENGSELKEKYEEQGSIFMTTSDTELFPHLLVNNLKGSPSSWNSEEIGKLITENISPSYSLLFLFKNKIIAFRDPFGYRPFSICETENAIYVASEDSAFKFFPLRNAKIREIKPGELIEIKDGKIKSHVISSNNPYKFCFFEHVYFARPDSNIFGNNVHLMREKLGELCAKENPIDADIVVPVMDSGFSAALGYSKASGIPLEMGLMRNKYVGRTFIDPDMQERKLGVRRKLLPVKEVINNKRVVLIDDSIVRGTTMKHIVKILRENGAKQVHIGIASPMAVNTCHWGVDIPTKEELICATKTVEEIKEIFNADSLNFITLKNLFASLGEKGKNYCFHCFIKDYNF; encoded by the coding sequence ATGTTGATGGAGAATTGTGGTTTGTTCGCTGCATATTCAAAGGCTGAAAAGTACAACGTAAGCGGGAGAATTGTTGAAGGTCTTTTGGCGCTTCAACATAGGGGTCAAGAATCAGCCGGCATCTCTGTATCAGATGGTACTAAAATCACAACATATAAGGGTAAAGGAGTCGTTAACAGAGTTTTTGGGAGTGGTGTATCAAAAAAAATTAATGGTTATTTTGGGATCGGGCATGTGAGATATTCAACGAATGGGGTTTCTAATTTCGCAAATGCTCAACCAATTAGTATAAAGTATAAAAATGAATTTTTTTCAATAGCTCACAACGGTCAAATAGAAAATGGTTCTGAACTGAAAGAAAAATATGAAGAACAAGGTTCCATATTCATGACAACTTCAGATACTGAACTTTTCCCGCATCTTTTAGTTAATAATCTAAAAGGCTCTCCTTCGAGTTGGAATAGCGAAGAAATAGGTAAGTTAATTACTGAAAATATCTCTCCTTCTTACTCTCTACTTTTTCTTTTTAAAAATAAAATCATTGCTTTTAGAGATCCTTTTGGATACAGACCGTTTAGTATTTGCGAAACTGAAAATGCGATTTACGTAGCCTCAGAAGACAGCGCTTTCAAATTTTTTCCTCTTCGAAACGCTAAAATTAGGGAAATAAAGCCTGGTGAATTGATTGAAATAAAAGACGGAAAGATTAAAAGCCATGTAATATCTTCGAATAATCCTTATAAGTTTTGTTTTTTTGAACATGTTTATTTTGCAAGGCCCGATTCAAATATATTTGGTAATAATGTACACTTAATGCGTGAAAAGTTGGGAGAGTTGTGTGCAAAAGAGAATCCTATCGATGCTGATATTGTTGTCCCAGTAATGGATAGTGGTTTTTCTGCAGCATTAGGATATTCAAAAGCCTCTGGTATCCCGTTAGAAATGGGTCTAATGAGAAACAAGTATGTTGGTAGGACTTTTATAGACCCAGATATGCAAGAAAGAAAGTTGGGAGTTAGGCGTAAACTTTTACCCGTTAAAGAAGTTATAAATAACAAACGAGTTGTTTTAATTGATGATTCTATAGTAAGAGGAACAACGATGAAGCATATAGTGAAGATACTAAGGGAGAATGGTGCTAAACAAGTTCATATAGGAATAGCCTCTCCAATGGCAGTTAATACGTGCCATTGGGGGGTTGATATCCCTACGAAAGAAGAATTAATCTGCGCAACTAAAACGGTTGAAGAAATCAAAGAAATTTTTAATGCAGACTCTCTTAATTTTATTACTTTGAAGAATCTATTTGCTTCATTGGGAGAAAAGGGAAAGAATTACTGTTTTCACTGTTTTATTAAAGATTATAATTTTTAA
- the purL gene encoding phosphoribosylformylglycinamidine synthase subunit PurL: MQNQLTIKEIALELGLSSDEFYFIEEKLGRLPNEFETYLFSAQWSEHCGYKHSKHYLKKINESFESENAGYVQIGGKAIVFKVESHNHPSAVEPYQGAATGIGGIVRDILAMGARPIALLDSLKFGNISDPKVKNIFEGVVSGISDYGNSIGVPTVGGETSFNEIYSTNPLVNVMCVGITSKNHLASSHADGPNKLLVYVGSKTGRDGIHGASFASKKLSGKDDRPSVQVGDPFTEKNLIEATLEILKIKGVKACQDMGAAGILSSTSEMAYKGGVGCELYLDNIPKRQEDIEPWEIMLSESQERMLFLVNPGTEKKVEAVCNKYLIDFAIIGKTISTPHYVVKENSEGRVLADLPIEVLVNAPEYYRNNTIPSTYTLNKAKKYPKTKINDVDKILKILLSNHNISSKKWIFQQYDYKVGTNTILIPEQADSAVLWLKNTSKAIAVTIDSNELYTYLDPFEGTKNVVYEAARNLISVGAKPLAITDNLNFGDPDDPEVSWQFEQSIGGLIEASKELSTPVVSGNVSFYNSYHETSIFPTPVIGMIGEIKDIKKLVNLKFKDFGDLVYLIGKTDINVDKIGGSLYLKVLEGFVGGEIDFVNPMYERYLQNFILDLIEKGILKSVHDVSKGGLLVALTVSCILSNRGFKGILDTSIEELFGENQGRFIVSVSSRDSYAFESMAKVSNINVKKLGEIKSSDEGVDIGIASFDLKELRSIYFDSISKSMEEQ, encoded by the coding sequence GTGCAGAATCAATTAACAATTAAAGAGATAGCATTGGAGTTGGGTCTTTCAAGTGATGAATTTTACTTTATTGAAGAAAAGTTGGGGAGATTACCCAATGAATTTGAAACGTACCTTTTTTCTGCGCAATGGTCTGAACATTGTGGCTACAAGCATTCTAAACATTATCTAAAAAAGATTAATGAATCTTTTGAAAGTGAAAATGCAGGCTACGTTCAAATTGGAGGGAAAGCTATCGTTTTCAAGGTTGAAAGTCACAATCATCCTTCTGCTGTTGAACCTTATCAAGGAGCAGCTACTGGTATTGGTGGAATAGTTAGAGATATATTAGCTATGGGAGCAAGGCCCATAGCACTTTTAGATTCGTTGAAATTTGGTAATATTTCTGATCCTAAGGTGAAGAATATTTTCGAAGGTGTTGTTTCTGGTATAAGTGATTACGGCAATTCTATTGGGGTCCCAACGGTTGGTGGAGAGACTTCATTCAATGAAATATATTCAACAAATCCTTTGGTAAATGTAATGTGCGTGGGTATTACTAGCAAAAATCATTTGGCATCTTCCCATGCTGATGGTCCTAACAAACTTCTTGTATATGTCGGATCTAAAACCGGACGTGATGGAATCCATGGTGCCTCTTTTGCATCAAAAAAACTGAGTGGAAAAGATGACAGGCCTTCCGTCCAAGTTGGAGATCCTTTCACTGAAAAGAATCTAATCGAAGCAACACTTGAGATATTGAAAATAAAAGGAGTAAAGGCTTGTCAAGATATGGGAGCTGCAGGCATTCTTAGCTCTACTTCTGAAATGGCTTATAAAGGTGGAGTTGGTTGTGAACTTTATTTAGATAATATACCGAAAAGGCAAGAAGATATAGAACCTTGGGAAATAATGCTTTCTGAGTCTCAGGAGAGAATGCTTTTTTTGGTTAATCCTGGGACAGAAAAAAAGGTAGAAGCTGTATGTAATAAATACTTAATCGATTTTGCAATTATAGGAAAAACAATTTCTACCCCTCATTACGTTGTTAAAGAAAATAGCGAAGGGAGAGTTCTTGCTGATCTTCCAATAGAGGTCTTAGTTAACGCCCCTGAATATTATAGGAACAACACCATTCCTTCTACTTATACATTGAACAAAGCGAAAAAATATCCAAAGACAAAGATAAATGATGTAGATAAAATATTAAAAATATTGCTATCTAATCATAATATATCTAGCAAAAAATGGATATTTCAACAGTACGATTATAAAGTTGGAACCAATACAATATTGATACCCGAACAAGCGGATAGTGCAGTACTATGGTTAAAAAACACTTCAAAGGCTATAGCTGTTACAATTGATAGTAACGAACTTTATACCTATTTAGATCCTTTTGAGGGCACCAAGAACGTTGTATACGAAGCGGCGAGAAATCTAATCTCTGTGGGTGCAAAGCCTTTAGCTATAACCGATAATCTTAATTTTGGTGATCCTGATGATCCTGAGGTATCTTGGCAATTTGAACAAAGTATTGGTGGTTTGATTGAAGCTTCAAAAGAACTTTCTACTCCTGTGGTTAGTGGCAACGTTAGTTTTTACAATTCGTATCATGAAACATCAATTTTTCCTACACCTGTGATTGGTATGATTGGAGAAATTAAAGATATTAAAAAGTTGGTTAACCTAAAATTCAAGGATTTTGGTGATTTGGTGTATTTGATTGGAAAAACGGATATCAATGTTGACAAAATTGGTGGAAGTCTTTATTTAAAGGTTCTTGAAGGTTTTGTGGGCGGAGAGATCGACTTTGTAAATCCAATGTATGAAAGGTATTTGCAAAACTTTATATTAGATCTAATAGAAAAAGGTATTTTAAAAAGTGTGCACGATGTTTCAAAAGGTGGGTTACTTGTAGCTTTAACGGTGTCATGCATATTGAGTAATCGAGGTTTTAAAGGTATTTTAGATACTTCCATAGAGGAACTTTTTGGAGAGAATCAGGGTAGATTTATTGTGTCTGTTAGTAGTAGGGATTCTTATGCTTTTGAATCTATGGCAAAAGTATCCAATATCAATGTTAAAAAATTGGGAGAAATAAAATCCAGTGATGAGGGTGTAGATATCGGTATAGCATCTTTTGATTTAAAAGAACTGAGAAGTATCTATTTTGATAGTATTTCGAAAAGTATGGAGGAACAATAG
- the purN gene encoding phosphoribosylglycinamide formyltransferase, translating into MKKIVILASGNGTNFEAICKFFLKSSKISIIKLITDNKKAKVVERARRLAIDYEIIDYTTFKSKKEYNDYLFGRLKDLDFDLIVLAGYMRILPGYIVRYYANRIINIHPSLLPKYPGLRSIERAYNNKEEYTGITIHYVEEKVDTGRIILQKELKVEKNWDLTKLEEEIHKLEHQYYPKVVEELLNNSDEN; encoded by the coding sequence GTGAAAAAGATAGTAATTTTAGCCTCAGGTAACGGAACAAATTTTGAAGCTATATGTAAATTTTTTTTGAAGTCTTCCAAAATTAGTATAATTAAATTGATAACAGATAACAAGAAAGCTAAGGTAGTAGAAAGAGCAAGAAGATTGGCAATAGATTATGAAATAATAGACTATACCACTTTCAAATCAAAAAAAGAGTACAATGATTATCTTTTTGGCCGTTTAAAAGATCTGGATTTTGATCTAATAGTACTTGCAGGATACATGAGAATATTACCAGGCTACATCGTTAGATATTATGCCAATAGAATAATAAATATTCATCCTTCTCTTTTGCCAAAATATCCAGGATTACGTTCAATAGAAAGAGCATATAATAATAAAGAAGAATATACAGGAATAACGATTCATTACGTAGAAGAGAAAGTTGATACTGGCAGAATCATATTACAAAAAGAGTTAAAAGTAGAAAAAAATTGGGATCTTACTAAATTGGAGGAAGAAATTCATAAGCTAGAGCATCAATATTATCCTAAAGTAGTTGAGGAACTTTTAAATAATTCTGATGAAAATTGA